Proteins from one Daphnia pulicaria isolate SC F1-1A chromosome 3, SC_F0-13Bv2, whole genome shotgun sequence genomic window:
- the LOC124328661 gene encoding chromosome partition protein Smc-like — protein sequence MKTELTTRNAELKRDKSLLELKNADLKKNLVRKERKNRKNQDLWDTQENVLQSVQKVEKLTNEQVETLPEAQSQEKLLDLEQQKQLVYDNSNLKTELETSARKLSLQSEEIKNLTARTNELTNRLEETYLKNDELILKLATSRDTALTVSDRFHENESKLEKEINDLKDLLNTKQKILEEKEAILESTLQAKKVAAQKEEEMHQSQLELKLAHHENLRLTNLNDQLENQLTELKRSMEEITAERVEFRFLYEDATELSAEQARKLAEQTRQQAADNGLLLSDITKLKTELAASLTQIDELKKEKGVLLCNASTATESLLRNEIVNLKSIIENQNVTLSSNTTTVSYT from the coding sequence ATGAAAACTGAATTAACTACCCGGAATGCGGAACTGAAAAGAGACAAATCTTTGCTAGAGTTGAAGAATGCCGACCTGAAGAAGAACCTAGTGCGAAAGGAGCGAAAGAATCGAAAGAATCAAGATCTTTGGGACACCCAAGAGAATGTTTTGCAATCGGTGCAAAAAGTGGAAAAGTTGACTAACGAGCAAGTGGAGACTCTACCGGAAGCTCAGTCACAAGAGAAACTGCTGGATCTAGAACAACAAAAGCAACTCGTATACGACAATTCAAACCTGAAAACTGAACTCGAGACGTCAGCTCGTAAGTTGAGTTTGCAATcggaagaaattaaaaacctGACGGCTAGAACAAACGAACTGACCAACAGGTTGGAGGAaacatatttgaaaaatgatgagctGATTTTGAAGTTGGCTACTTCACGTGATACGGCTCTGACCGTTTCAGATCGATTTcatgaaaatgaatcaaaattagAAAAGGAGATTAACGACTTAAAGGATCTGTTGAACACAAAGCAGAAAATCTtggaggaaaaagaagcaaTTTTGGAGTCTACCCTGCAGGCCAAAAAGGTTGCTGCCCAAAAAGAGGAAGAGATGCACCAATCACAGCTCGAACTTAAACTAGCCCATCATGAAAATCTTCGTTTGACAAATCTAAACGATCAgttagaaaatcaattaaccGAATTGAAACGATCAATGGAAGAGATAACGGCGGAACGGGTggaatttcgttttctttacgAGGACGCTACTGAATTGTCCGCTGAACAAGCCCGGAAATTGGCCGAGCAAACCAGACAACAAGCTGCTGATAATGGTCTCCTTCTGTCGGATATAACTAAACTAAAAACAGAGTTAGCTGCCTCCCTGACTCAAATCGacgaattgaaaaaagagaaaggcgtTTTGCTCTGCAATGCCTCAACGGCCACCGAATCTCTGCTTCGAAACGAAATCGTCAATTTGAAATCTATAATAGAAAATCAGAATGTGACCCTATCCTCAAACACGACGACAGTTTCCTATACTTAA
- the LOC124329388 gene encoding upstream-binding factor 1-like protein 1 isoform X2, translated as MGNERKPTTMNDDVASSSYTIALMNEGSRKRKAPSSPIPDDNSHSPLVGADDKDDEGREDEEEEKENGGDEIDDEEEGNDEEENGIAPAWPKSDDCELFKRIRKACPKDDAMKYESRVNHLNWESIKFQDYSAEECKNRWLHVQTHLRNYRILAEVLEDAESWVDGPCYNNLNKRRKNNQKCPDDRSKKPRTS; from the exons atgggaaacgaaagaaaaccaacaacTATGAACGACGACGTTGCATCGTCTTCATATACAATCGCACTAATGAATGAAG GTTCTAGAAAGCGCAAAGCACCTTCCAGTCCAATACCAGATGATAATTCACATTCACCGCTAG ttgGGGCCGATGACAAAGATGATGAAGGGAGAGAAGATGAggaggaagagaaagaaaatggtggcGATGAAATAGATGACGAGGAAGAAGgcaacgacgaagaagaaaatgggatCGCTCCAG CATGGCCCAAGAGTGACGATTGCGAGCTCTTTAAGCGTATCCGAAAAGCATGTCCAAAAGATGATGCCATGAAGTACGAATCGCGTGTCAACCATTTGAACTGGGAATCT ATTAAATTTCAAGATTATTCTGCAGAAGAGTGTAAAAATCGTTGGTTACATGTTCAA ACTCATCTGAGGAATTATCGGATCCTTGCCGAAGTGTTAGAAGATGCTGAATCGTGGGTAGATGGACCATGTTATAATAActtaaacaaaagaagaaag AATAACCAGAAGTGTCCTGATGATCGGTCTAAAAAGCCAAGAACTTCATAA
- the LOC124329388 gene encoding uncharacterized protein LOC124329388 isoform X1, with protein sequence MLPFVEQKDAVLEKSFEEERLNCYHQKNELVSTTLQSPALAASSQLLFKAGNMTEPLKPPTSAAAYYVMKHQSRFGERTPCEIDFVWLRLSVEQRKKCIEEHSKKYEEYVIDMFEFAKSLNPAELRSFQIFMKNRARGLEDGDKNSKSISASLKSSEGSSDSPSKESAASVDAKFAKSPSKIQPSVNANVKSSTEKEVASQSLFKAGKMTEPLKPPASAAAYYVMTHHSKLGYLTPAEINALWGTLSEKEMKKCIEEHKKKHEDYVRDFEKFIRILNPAELRSYRTIMKIRARDQEDEVQESSDEESSDEERNDEERML encoded by the exons ATGTTGCCCTTTGTGGAGCAAAAAGATGCTGTTTTGGAGAAGAGTTTTGAAGAAGAGAGATTAAATTGTTATCACCAGAAAAATGAATTGGTTTCAACAACACTGCAATCCCCTGCTTTGGCGGCTAGTAGTCAATTGTTATTCAAAGCAGGAAATATGACTGAACCACTTAAACCACCAAC gAGTGCTGCTGCTTATTACGTTATGAAGCATCAGTCTAGATTTGGTGAACGTACTCCTTGTGAAATCgattttgtttggctaaggttgtcTGTGGAACAGAGGAAGAAGTGCATTGAAGAGCATTCAAAGAAGTATGAAGAATATGTTATTGATATGTTCGAATTCGCCAAG TCATTGAATCCAGCCGAACTCAGATCTTTCCAAATATTTATGAAGAATCGAGCTCGAGGTCTGGAGGATGGAGATAAAAATAGTAAATCCATTTCCGCATCTTTAAAATCCTCAGAGGGTTCCAGTGATTCGCCGTCCAAAGAATCCGCGGCAAGTGTTGATGCGAAATTTGCCAAGTCACCTTCGAAAATCCAGCCATCTGTGAATGCCAATGTGAAGTCATCAACAGAAAAAGA GGTGGCTAGTCAATCGTTATTCAAAGCAGGAAAGATGACTGAACCACTTAAACCACCAGC gaGTGCTGCTGCTTATTACGTTATGACGCATCATTCCAAATTGGGTTATCTTACTCCTGCTGAAATTAATGCTCTTTGGGGAACGTTGTctgagaaagaaatgaaaaagtgcATTGAAGAACACAAAAAGAAGCATGAAGACTACGTTCGggactttgaaaaattcatcaGG ATATTGAATCCAGCCGAACTTAGATCTTATCGCACAATTATGAAGATCCGTGCTCGGGATCAGGAGGATGAAGTTCAAGAAAGTTCTGACGAGGAAAGTTCtgatgaagaaagaaatgacgAAGAAAGAATGTTGTGA